The stretch of DNA ACACCGCGCCCGCCAGCTGCTCCAGAACGCCAAGGAGGAGGGCGTCCACTCCGGGAAATCGCCCGTCGGTCTCGCGGCCGCGGCCGTCTACGCCGCCGCCCTGCTGACCAACGAGAAGACCACGCAGGCCGCCGTCAGCGAGGTGGCCGACATCTCCGAGGTCACGATCCGCAACCGCTACCACGAACTGCTGGAGGCCGAACAGAGCGTCCCGGTCGCCTGACGCCGGCCCCCGCTCGCCGGTAGCCCCCCGCCGGCAGTTATTTTCCGTCCCCGTCCGACGACCGAGTCGATGGCAGACGACACCTCCGCCCTCGTCACCGCCGCCGACGCCGTCTCCCAGTTACTGTACGGACTCGTGGGCTGGGCGATGATCGCGATGGGCGTCGTCGGGCTCCTCGCGGCGCTGCTTCGCCCCGATCGGCTGACGCCGGCGGCCACTGTCGCCGCCCTCTCGCTGCTGTTCGTCGCCTGTGGCTACTTCCTCAGACCGGCCGGACGGCGTCGCTGGGACCGCCGCCGGTCGATCAGCCGGTTCGGCCGGGACCGGACGGTCGAGGAACGGATCGTGCGCGGCGAGTCACACGTCTGCGTGGACTGCGACGACCGGATGGACGAGGGACTGGTCCGGCGGTACCGCGAGGAGGTACTCGTCGCCGGGGTGCCCGTGTACACGCGTTCGGAGGGGCGCAACCACTACTGCCCGGCGTGTGCGGCCGGCGAGTCGGGCGACCGGGCGGCACCGACACCGCAGGCGGCCACGGAGCGGCCGTCGACCGCGACCGAGCGGTCCTGACCCCGCGATGTAATCAGGGCTGATAACGACGGAGGTACGTTTATTCACCTGGCTTTCCCGGGGTGAAATATGGCCTCAGATTCGGGCGACGCAGGGCAGGGACTCGTGGGGACGGGTACGACCGACCGCGAGCTGGGCAGTGCGATCGACGAACTGTTGCAGACCTCCGAGAGCGTCTCCCAGAGCTCACAGGAGATCGCGGACCTCGCGAACGAGCAGTCCGAGAATATGCGCGAGGTCGCCGGCGAGGTGTCGAACCTCTCGGCGACCGTCGAGGAAGTCGCCTCCAGCGCGAGCCAGGTGCGGCAGGTCAGCGACCGGGCGCGGGACCTGGCCGCCGAGGGCCGGGAGGTCGCCGACGACGCCATCGACGCGATGGAGGCGGTCGACGACGCCAACGGCAACGTCTCCGAGGACGTCGAACAGCTCCGGGACCGCATCGACGAGATCGACGAGATCGTCGAGGTCATCAACGACATCGCCGACCAGACGAACATGCTGGCGCTGAACGCCTCCATCGAGGCCGCCCGCGCCGGCGAGGCCGGCGAGGGGTTCGCCGTCGTCGCCGACGAGGTCAAGTCCCTGGCCGAGGAGTCCCAGCAGAACGCGACCGAGATCGAACAGCTCGTCTCGAACATCAAGGCCGACACCGAGGAGACCGTCGAGAGCATCGACCACGCCAACGAGCAGGTCGAGGAGGGCATCGAGCAGGTGAACCGGACGGTAGAGATCCTGCGGGACATCGACGAGGCCGTCGAGGAGGCCGCACAGGGTGCCGAGGAGGTCGCCTCGGCGACCGACGAGCAGGCCGCCTCCACCGAGGAGGTCGCGAGTATGGTCGACGTGACCGCCGAGAACGCCGAGGAGGTCGCCGACGAGATCGAACAGATCGCCGCGGCCAACGAACAGCAGACCGCCAAGATCAACGAGATCCAGGGCCTGCTGGACGGCCGCTGAGGGACGCTCGGTCCCGCTCGTCCCGGACCGCCGGATGCCCGGACGTTTTAATCGCCGCCGTCGAACGCGGGGTATGGACTTCGGTTCGTTCACGCTGCTGGCCGCCGGCGACGACCTCGCGCGGGAACCACAGGCCCGCGACCACGCCGACGGCCTCGAACTCCGGATGGACCTCGCCGACGAGCCGCTGGCACAGCTCGACGCCTACGACGGCGAGCTCCCGGTCCTCGTGACCAACCGCGTCGACTGGGAGGGCGGCGAGGCCCCGGACACGGCCGAGCGGCTCGACGCCCTGGAACGGGCCGTCGACCACGACGCCGTCACGGCGGTCGACCTCGAACTGGCGGCCCTGACCGGCGCGGGCGACCACGACGCCGGCCGGGTCGCCGACCGCGCACGCGCACGGGGCGCGTCGATCGTCGTCTCTACCCACGACTTCGAGGCGACGCCGGATCGGGACGTGATCGTCGAGCGGCTCCGTCGGGCCTGCGAGCACGGCGACGTGGGGAAGTTCGCGACCACCGCCGGCTCCCCCGACGACGTGCTGGCGATGCTGTCGGCCACGCGGGAGCTCGACGCCGCCGGCGAGCGCGTCGCCACGATGTGTATGGGCGAGGCCGGTCGCCACTCCCGGGCGGTCGCGCCGCTGTACGGGTCACGGATCGGCTACGCGCCGGTCGACCCCGAGGCGGCGACCGCACCCGGTCAGTACGACCTCGCGACGCTGCGGTCGCTGGTCACGCAGCTGCGAAGCGACGGGTGAGAACTGTCCCGGCGGCTCAGCGACCGTAGGTGAGGCGGGTCGCCACCTCGTCGATGCGTCGCTTCACGCCGGCGAGCCACGCGCCGGGCGAGACGGCTCGGGCCTCCCGCTCGTCGACCTCGATGCGGTCGCCCGCGAACGGGTCGTCGGTCCCCTCCCCGGCGGCGTCGACGACGGTGGACATACTGCACCGGCCGCAGGACTCCGTGTCTTTGGCCATCGTATCCCGTGATATTTCTCGCCGCCCGGGAATAAGCGTTGCTGCTGTGTGTCCGCGGCGACAGACCGTCTGCGACCCGTCCGGCGGTCGAGTCCCGGGCGATCAGGCGACCGGATGCCGGAGCAGCGCGCCGACGCCCTCGAAGCCGTCGGCGAACCGCTCGCCGCGGTCGTACCCCGTCGGGACGACGACGGTGTCGGCCCCGGTCTCGGCGGCCCGCTGGGCGAGCGCCTGGGCCTCGGCGGCGTCGAGCGAGTCCGCGACCAGCAGCGTCTCGACCGCACCGGAATCGAGCGCGTCGCTCGTCGCCTCGTGTCCGTACAGCGCCTCGTCTCCCTCCTCCATCGCGGCGAAGAACTCGTCGAGGGTCTCGCGGACCTCGCCGACGTCCAGCGCGTCGGCGTCCTCCGCGGCGTCGACCAGTTCCCGGAGCCCCTGCTCGGAGGCGTACTCGACCTCGAAGGTGCCGGCGACCCGGTCGCCGAGGCGCTCGGGGAGGTGGTCGCCGTCGGTGAACTCGTCGACCATCACCTCGCTGCCGCCGACGACGACCCGGTCGACCGTCGCCGCCGGTTCGTCGGCGGCGGTGTCGGCCGCCGAGAGGAACACCCGCTCGGCGGCGTCGCCGACACGGTCGAAGAACTCCTCGGTGCGCTCCTCGCTGCGGCCCTGGAACCGGTCCTCGTCGCGTCCGGTCGCGGCCTGCTTGCTGGGTACGTCGGCCGTGATCTCGTCGACGAGTTCGACCTCCTCGGCGTCGTATCGGCCGAAGACAGCCGACTCCCGGGCGACCACGAGCAGTCCGTGAGTCGGCGCGTCGGCCGCGGGGTCGACGGTGGCGTCCAGCGGCGCGGTGACGAACTCGTTGCTCCGCTCGTAGACCCCCTCGGTCACGGGGACGGCGAGGTCGTCGAAGACGTGCGTGCGCATCTCGCCGTCGACGACGCCGGCGTAGACGACCAGTCCGTTCTCGGGGGTCGCGTCGTACTCGTGGAGGACCCGCCGGACCTCCTCCAGCGCGTCCCGGACCTGCGTCTGGGTGGTCTCGTCGGTGTCGAGGTAGTTCGCTTCCGCGTGGTCCTCCTCGACGCGCTCCAGCGTCTCGCCGAGCGCGTCGTCCGCGGGGACGGCGACCGTCAGCAGGCGGTCGGTGTCGGCCGAGGCGGTAGTTACGGAGTCGATACGATCGGTGAACTCGTCGGCAGTGGTTGCCTGAGTCATGTGCGCTGTCGGATTCGGCGGTCGGTCGTCGGCCCGGTGCGAACGGCGACGCGTCGAATCGCGAGGGGACGGCGCGACAGAGGTTTCGGTCGTTGCATTCGAGGGTAGAACGAGCCCGACTCAAAAAAGCCGTGACCTTGCACTCGACACGCGAGGCGTTGCCACGCCGTCAGAGGCCCCGACGGCCCGGTCCGCCGTACCGACGTTTTAGGTGGTTCGGGGACGAGACCACGCTATGGGATACCACCACATCGATATCGACGCCGTCGAGCCGACCCCGGACCGGCCGTCGACACAGCGATCCATCGACGAGGCGGCCGGCCTCGAGAGGGTGGCGGCGAACGTCTACGAGGTCGAGCCGGGCGAGCAGATCCCGCTGGCGTACCACTACCACGACGAGCAGGAGGAGGTGTTCTACGTCCTCTCGGGGACCCTGTCCGTCGAGACGCCGGAGGGAACCTACGAGGTCGGCCCCGACGAGGTGTTCGTCGTCGAACCGGACAGCCCGCAGCGGGCGTACAACCCGGAGTCGGCCGCCGAGACGGTCGAGACCTTCGTCGTCGGCGCGCCGGCCGTCGACGACGTCCACCCCTACGAGGACGGATGACCGCCGAGAGCGACGACGCCGACGCCGCGATCCCGGATGCCGATCCGCCCGGCGAGGAGCGACCGACCTGGGACGACGACTACCTCGACCGCGTCGCGGCCCGCCTCCAGTACAACTACGACCTCGAACGGGACGACACCGCGGGGGGCGAGCGGTTCGACATGTACGGGCGGCTCTACGTCGAGAGCCAGAAACAGGTCCTCCACCAGTCGATCAACTGGGCGAACTACGAGAACGTCGAACACCTGTTCGTCCGCCGGGCCGACGGCGTCTCGACGGCGGACCTCGACGCCCTGGTCGACCTCGGTCACGACCTCGCCGACGACTGGATCGACGCCGACGAGGAGCACCACGGCACCGAGTTCACGTTCGTGCTCGTCGTCCCCGACGTCCCCGCCGACGTGCGCTCGTACGTCGAGGGTTTCCGCGACCGGACGCTGCTGAAGTACGGCTACTACGGTGCCTACGAGGTGAACCTCGCCGTCGTCGCCCCCGACCGGGAGGACGCCGTCGCCAGCAGCGAGGCCGACGTGGCCGCGGCGTTCGAGCTGTGGCGTGACCTGGACGCGGCGGAGTCGCCGGGGCTGCTCGGCCGCCTCCGGTCGTGGCTGGGATGAACCGGCGCGCGCTCGCCGTCGTCCTCCTCGCCGTCGCGGTCGCCGGGTGTTCCGGCGGGCCATCGCGTGCCGTCGCCAGCGGGTCGCCGGCGACGGTCCAAGCGGGGACCCTCGACGGCACCGGCTACGAACACGCGGGCACCGAAAACCGCACGCTCAACACGACTGTCAGCGCCACCATCAGCGGCGACGTCGAGATGAGCGCAGACCGACCCGTGACGGCGACGACTCCGGTCGCGACGTACCGCCGGACGACCGACGCGGGCCCGGCGCTGATCCTCGTCGCGACCGCACCGGCGGTCCGACCCATCGAGAACCAACCGCTCGTCCGGAACCCGCTGACGACCCTGACTCCGGGTGCGCTGGTCGGCTACCTGCAGTCGACATACGCGGTCGACTCGCTCTCGGACGGCGAGAACACCACCGTCGAACTGCTTGGCAACGAGACGACGGCAGAGACCTTCGAGGGAACTGGGACGCTGTCGGGCGAGTCGGTCGCGGTTCGGGTGACGACGGCGTCGGTCCGCGACGGCGACGAGTTCGTCACCGTCGCTGCCGTACACCCGGCGTCCATCGAGGAGCGCGCCCGCGTCCGGCAGCTACTTGCCGGCGTCGAGCACTGAAGAAACGAGGGTCGCGAGCGCGGCGCTCAGTCGTCGGCCGGTGCGCCGCCGAAGTCCTCGCGGACCGTGCTGATGTTCTGGTAGCCGATCCAGACCAGCGACAGCGCCAGTCCGACCAGCACCAGCGCGAGGACGATCTGGACGGCCACCGAGATGCGCGCGAAGATGCCCGCGCCCTCGGCGAAGCCGCCCTGGATGAACTGCTGGTAGAGGTTCTGGTACAGCGAGAGGTACAGCAGCGCACAGACGGTGATGACGGTCATCAGCGCCATCGGGACGCCCGTGCTGATGAGCTGCTTGTCGTCGTCCCAGTTGGCCAGCCAGACGGTTGCGGTCAGCAGCGCCAGCGCGGCCAGCAGCTGGTTCGCGCCGCCGAACAGCGGCCAGAGGCTCGCCCAGGAGCCGCTCGCGACCAGCGCGTACGCGACGAGACACTGGATGGCGGCGTTGCTGTAGCGGTTGATGCCGACCGACTGCACCTGCCGGACCGCCGAACTGCTGGCGTCCGGCGTGCCGACGATCTCCTCGGCCATGTACCGGCCCAGGCGGACCGCCGTGTCCGTCGAGGTCAGCAGGAAGCTCACGAGCACCAACGCCATGAACGGCGCGCCGACGCTGGTGGGGATGCCGAAGCTGGTCAGCATCACGCTACCGCCGGTCGCGAAGTTCGGCAGCGCACGACCGATGCCGCCGCCGGCGGTGACGCCCGCGATGGCGACGGTACCGAGCGCGACCGTGGCGAGGAGACCCTCGCCGAGCATCCCGCCGTAGCCGATGGCGCGGGCGTCGGTCTCCTTGTTCAGTTGCTTGGCCGTGGTGCCCGAGGACACCAGCGAGTGGAACCCGCTGATGGTCCCGCAGGCGATGGTGACGAACAGCAGCGGGAACAGCGGCAGCCCCGCGGTCCCCATGAAGCCGTAGTACGGCTCCAGCGAGATGGTCAGCGGCTGTGCGGAGGTGCCCAGCAGCGTGCCGACGATGACCGCGAGCAGCGCCCCGCCGACGCCCGCGTACAGCAGGAACGACGACAGGAAGTCACGCGGCTGGAGCAGTGTCCACACCGGCAGCACCGACGCGATGGCCGCGTACAGCAGGATGACCGGGATCCAGCCCGCCGTGTTGGCCCCCAGCGTCCCCGCGGCGGGGACGATCGAGGCGAGTCCGGACCCGAACAGGACGACGGTGCCGGCCGGATAGGTGCCGGCCTCGGCCGCCGGGAACAGCGCGACTGGGAACTCGATACCGACGAAGACGCCGCCGAAGACGGCCAGGACGAACACCGCCGTCCCGGGCAGGAACGGCAGGTCGAGCTGGTACAGGTACACCCCGAAGATCAGCGCGAGGGCGATGTAGACGAAACTCGCCGTCGCGGCCTGCGGGAAGGCGTTGAACACGATGGCGACCACGAGCGCGAACACCGCCACCACGAGGATGATCGTCAGGAACGCGAACCACAGTAGCATCTTCTTGCCCCGCTCCCCGACGTACTCCCCGATGATGTAGCCGATCGACTTCCCCTCGTGTCGGAGACTGCCCGACAGCGAGACGAAGTCGTGGACGCTCCCCATCAGCGGGTTGCCGATGGCGATCCACAGCAGGGCCGGCACCCACCCCCAGACGACGCCGGCCGTGATCGGGCCGACGATGGGTGCTCCCCCCGCGATACTGGAGTAGTGGTGTCCGAGTAACACGGGCTTTTTCGAGGGGACGTACTCCTGTCCGTCCTCGTACTTGTGTGCCGGTGTCTCGTTGTCGTCACTCAGCTCCACGAACTGTGCGAGGTATCGCGAGTATCCGAGATACCCGATGCTGAACGTGGTAAGCGTCGCCAGTACCAGCCAGAGCACTTGTACCATGGTAATGAACCTCGTCGTATGCAACACCCAAAAAGTATTTAATTATTATGGGTGATTGTGGCCGGAATGGACAGCCGGCTTGGCCCCGCCGGGGGACGGCGGTGTCCCGGCCTCCGGCGAACCGGGTCAGGTCGGGGGCGGTGACGCCGCGACGTCGATGTCGAGTTCGCCGGTCACCTCGTCCAGCAGCGACCCCTTGACCTCGGAGACGCGCTGCTCGATGACGGCGACGACCGGCTGGTCGAACTCCGTCCGGATCCGATCGAGACGCGCCTGTTCGGTCTCGTGGCGCTCACGGAGATACGTCGCCCCCCGCCCGGTCTCCCCCGCCTCGGGTTCGGGGGCGACCTTGTTGACGACGAGTCCGCCGACGGTGAGGCCGGCGTCCCGCAGGTCCTCGACCGCCCGGTGTGACTCCTCGATCGACAGTTCGTCGGGGTTGAGAACGAGGTAGAACACGGCGTCGTCGTGGAGGGTGCGGCCGGCGAACTCGAAGTTCTCCTTGCGCTCGGTGAGCCGCTCGATGATCGGGTCCTCTTTGAGCTTCTCGCGGGCCTCCGCGTCGCCGATGGCGGCCTTCTCGAACAGGTCGACGCTCTCCTTGCGCTTCTGCGTGAGCCGCTCGATCCACGACTCCAGGAACTCCGGCAGCGCGAGCAGGCGGAGCGTCCCGCCGGTCGGCGAGGTGTCGAAGATGACGCGGTCGAAGTCGTCGCTGTCCCGCATCACGTCGATGAAGCGGTCGAACAGCGCCGCCTCGTAGGCCCCCGGCGTCCGGTGGGCGAGTTCGATCTGCCGGTCGATCTCGTTGACGATCGCGGGACTCACCTGGTCGCTCATCGCCCGCTTGATCGACTGCATGTGGCGCTTGACCTCCTCGTCGGGGTCCAGTTCCATCGCCCAGAGGTTCTCGTGGCCGTCGACCGCCGTCGGGTCGTCGTCGAACTGCTGGTCGAACACGTCGGAGGTGCTGTGGGCCGGGTCCGTCGAGACCAGCAGCGTCCGCAGGCCGTCGCGGGCACACTTCAGCCCGTAGGCGCTGGAGACGGTCGTCTTGCCGACGCCGCCCTTGCCACCGAAGAAGACGAACTTGTTCATCGGTCAGAAGTGGTACTGCTGGCCCTTGCGTTCGAGCAGCGACTGGCGGTCCCACATCCGCCGCTCCCACTCGACGAACTCCTCCGTGAGGTACGGCAGGAGTTCGGCGGTGTAGTAGGAGACGGGACTGGGGATCCCGAAGGCGTCGGCGAAGCAGGCGAACATGAAGACGTCGGCGGTGTCCTCGGCCTCCTTCTCGATCTTCTCGACGGAGGGGTGTTCGATCATCCCGTGGTAGAGTCCGTGCAGCCACTCCTCGACCGCGTCCAAGTACGACTCGATTCTGTCGGCGACCGTCATGTGGAGAAGTACCACGCCTCGCGTACTTACGTGTTCTGACGGGTCAACAGGCACACCCGGTGGTGCCGGTCGATCGCTCGAACCGCATCTCGTCGCCGCAGGTCGGGCAGTCCGGCGGGGCCTCTCCCTCCACGTCCACGTCGCGGACCCGTTCGCCACAGTCGTCACACCAGTACGCGCCCTTCGACTCCTCGTCGGTCACGTCGCCGCGGTTGGTCGACTGCGTGGAGGCCTGCAGGACCTCCCTGACCGTGCCGATGATACTCATACTCCGGCTTACTCCCGAACTACGCATAAACGTTCGTGCAGGTCTGTGTCGACGGCACACGACCGCACCGGTGCCGGCGGGTCAGTCGTGGGCCGTCGCGAGCGCGTCGAGGAGCCGGTCGAGTTCCCCGCTCCGCTTCCAGGCCGCGACCCGGTCGGTCACGCCGGGGAGGGGCAGTCCGAGACTCACCGTCGACCGCGCCGTCACCTCGCTGCCGTGGTCCCGCGGCTCGTAGGTCAACGTCGTCTCCATCGACTCGAAGGGTCCCTGCTCGCCGACCTGCCGGTAGCGGACGCCGTGCTCGCGGGCCGTGAACGCGAACACGACCTCGACGCCGCCGGCCCGGGCGACGACCCGGTGGCCGTCGTCGGTCGCCTCGGTCGACACGACCTCGAAGGTCCCCTCGTGGTCGATCACGGTCGCCGGGGCGAGCGCCCGGTCGAGTTCGGCGGGCGTCGCCGCGACGAACCGCGTCCGTTCCACCTCGCGCATAGACGGGTCGTCGCGGGCGGACGGCATAGGGCTACCGAACGAGCAACGGCAGCGCGAGCGCGGCGACGGCGAGGAAGCCGGCGACCATCCCGTAGAGCAGGCGACCCATCCGGGCCTCGGCCGGCACCTCACCGCGCAGGGTCGGATGCGCGGTCCAGACGTAGCGGTAGTAGGCGGCGGCGGCCGTCGCGACCGACACCACTCCGGCGACGACGAGCGACAGCGGCAGCGAGGCCCCGAGTTCCATCACGTAGATGGGGCCAAAGGAGAAGCTCACGGTGAACCCGAGGGCGCTGACGACGAGGAAGGGGACGGGGTCGACCGGGGTGCCCTCTCGGTTGTGGAGCATCGATGTGACGTACGGCCGCGACCGATATGAACCCCGTCGTTTCAGTTTGTTGCCAACGATCGACCCGTACAGATAAGCCGGTGGGTCGTGCAGGACCCGTATGGCATCCGATGGGGACATCCGCGTCCTGTTGGTCCTGGACCTGCTGCTGTCGCTTGCGTTCAGTACGGTCCTCGTCTGGGGACTGGACTTCGTCGGCCTCGCGGAGTTCACGGTCCGGAGCGTAGCGACGACGGCGATCGGTCTCGCGGTCCTGACGTACCTCCTCGTGTTGCGCTGAGGCT from Haloarcula litorea encodes:
- a CDS encoding type I 3-dehydroquinate dehydratase, whose amino-acid sequence is MDFGSFTLLAAGDDLAREPQARDHADGLELRMDLADEPLAQLDAYDGELPVLVTNRVDWEGGEAPDTAERLDALERAVDHDAVTAVDLELAALTGAGDHDAGRVADRARARGASIVVSTHDFEATPDRDVIVERLRRACEHGDVGKFATTAGSPDDVLAMLSATRELDAAGERVATMCMGEAGRHSRAVAPLYGSRIGYAPVDPEAATAPGQYDLATLRSLVTQLRSDG
- a CDS encoding SRPBCC family protein; translation: MREVERTRFVAATPAELDRALAPATVIDHEGTFEVVSTEATDDGHRVVARAGGVEVVFAFTAREHGVRYRQVGEQGPFESMETTLTYEPRDHGSEVTARSTVSLGLPLPGVTDRVAAWKRSGELDRLLDALATAHD
- a CDS encoding ArsA family ATPase, encoding MNKFVFFGGKGGVGKTTVSSAYGLKCARDGLRTLLVSTDPAHSTSDVFDQQFDDDPTAVDGHENLWAMELDPDEEVKRHMQSIKRAMSDQVSPAIVNEIDRQIELAHRTPGAYEAALFDRFIDVMRDSDDFDRVIFDTSPTGGTLRLLALPEFLESWIERLTQKRKESVDLFEKAAIGDAEAREKLKEDPIIERLTERKENFEFAGRTLHDDAVFYLVLNPDELSIEESHRAVEDLRDAGLTVGGLVVNKVAPEPEAGETGRGATYLRERHETEQARLDRIRTEFDQPVVAVIEQRVSEVKGSLLDEVTGELDIDVAASPPPT
- a CDS encoding cupin domain-containing protein yields the protein MGYHHIDIDAVEPTPDRPSTQRSIDEAAGLERVAANVYEVEPGEQIPLAYHYHDEQEEVFYVLSGTLSVETPEGTYEVGPDEVFVVEPDSPQRAYNPESAAETVETFVVGAPAVDDVHPYEDG
- a CDS encoding carbon starvation protein A; amino-acid sequence: MVQVLWLVLATLTTFSIGYLGYSRYLAQFVELSDDNETPAHKYEDGQEYVPSKKPVLLGHHYSSIAGGAPIVGPITAGVVWGWVPALLWIAIGNPLMGSVHDFVSLSGSLRHEGKSIGYIIGEYVGERGKKMLLWFAFLTIILVVAVFALVVAIVFNAFPQAATASFVYIALALIFGVYLYQLDLPFLPGTAVFVLAVFGGVFVGIEFPVALFPAAEAGTYPAGTVVLFGSGLASIVPAAGTLGANTAGWIPVILLYAAIASVLPVWTLLQPRDFLSSFLLYAGVGGALLAVIVGTLLGTSAQPLTISLEPYYGFMGTAGLPLFPLLFVTIACGTISGFHSLVSSGTTAKQLNKETDARAIGYGGMLGEGLLATVALGTVAIAGVTAGGGIGRALPNFATGGSVMLTSFGIPTSVGAPFMALVLVSFLLTSTDTAVRLGRYMAEEIVGTPDASSSAVRQVQSVGINRYSNAAIQCLVAYALVASGSWASLWPLFGGANQLLAALALLTATVWLANWDDDKQLISTGVPMALMTVITVCALLYLSLYQNLYQQFIQGGFAEGAGIFARISVAVQIVLALVLVGLALSLVWIGYQNISTVREDFGGAPADD
- a CDS encoding DUF6517 family protein; the protein is MNRRALAVVLLAVAVAGCSGGPSRAVASGSPATVQAGTLDGTGYEHAGTENRTLNTTVSATISGDVEMSADRPVTATTPVATYRRTTDAGPALILVATAPAVRPIENQPLVRNPLTTLTPGALVGYLQSTYAVDSLSDGENTTVELLGNETTAETFEGTGTLSGESVAVRVTTASVRDGDEFVTVAAVHPASIEERARVRQLLAGVEH
- a CDS encoding Vms1/Ankzf1 family peptidyl-tRNA hydrolase is translated as MTQATTADEFTDRIDSVTTASADTDRLLTVAVPADDALGETLERVEEDHAEANYLDTDETTQTQVRDALEEVRRVLHEYDATPENGLVVYAGVVDGEMRTHVFDDLAVPVTEGVYERSNEFVTAPLDATVDPAADAPTHGLLVVARESAVFGRYDAEEVELVDEITADVPSKQAATGRDEDRFQGRSEERTEEFFDRVGDAAERVFLSAADTAADEPAATVDRVVVGGSEVMVDEFTDGDHLPERLGDRVAGTFEVEYASEQGLRELVDAAEDADALDVGEVRETLDEFFAAMEEGDEALYGHEATSDALDSGAVETLLVADSLDAAEAQALAQRAAETGADTVVVPTGYDRGERFADGFEGVGALLRHPVA
- a CDS encoding methyl-accepting chemotaxis protein, yielding MASDSGDAGQGLVGTGTTDRELGSAIDELLQTSESVSQSSQEIADLANEQSENMREVAGEVSNLSATVEEVASSASQVRQVSDRARDLAAEGREVADDAIDAMEAVDDANGNVSEDVEQLRDRIDEIDEIVEVINDIADQTNMLALNASIEAARAGEAGEGFAVVADEVKSLAEESQQNATEIEQLVSNIKADTEETVESIDHANEQVEEGIEQVNRTVEILRDIDEAVEEAAQGAEEVASATDEQAASTEEVASMVDVTAENAEEVADEIEQIAAANEQQTAKINEIQGLLDGR